aggttcctataaggtgtcaggatgtcgctgtctatttctccatggaggagtgggagtatttagaagaacacaaggatctgtacaaggacgtcatgatggagaaTCCCCAGTCCCTCACGTCACCGGGTAAGAGGAGACCTTCCATGACTGTAGAGGAGAGAACAGTCCTGAGAGTCAGATTCCTCCATCATCTGATCATCACATATAGacaatgtattcagtcactgtgtgtgtTTCCTATAGGATAATGAAGACGGTTCAACATCCGGAGAACATAATAAAACTTCAGGCTTTATGATATATCCAAATAAGATCCAACACAGACACAATCGCCTGTGTATTTCAGGCCAAATATGGGGCCCTTAGTCCCATCATATACATACATGTAATAGTATAAAACAAGATTGTAGCCAGTGGCAATTTCCCAACAAAGTCATGTGGTAGACATAGGTGCACAAGGTGCTACACAGAGGACCACATGTTGTGCAGAAGTATATACAGGTACCACCCCGAGCTGCCATGTGACCTCTATAAGCAATGAACTAAACACAGATGTGCACTGTATGGATCAGATAACAGTATAACAAATGGAAAGTGAGATACAGTAATACACTGAACAGACATATAAATACATAAGGCGTCATTCATCATAGCTCTATGCCAGTTTTTAGTGCAGAAAAGTCCCACAATTTATTGCAGttgcaaaattttttaatttttgtctttTTCTGACACTCTTTGTCACTTGTCCTTGAGCAGGAGGAGGCAGGCCGTGGGTGTGACCTCCGCGGTGCAACTGATTTAACAACACGTACACCAGAAATCTAGTGCAGAGTCTGGCTTGAGTAGTTTTCAGTTCTGGCATATGGAGAGCAAAAGATGTGCAAATTTATTGAGAGGAGTGCGTGCGAAACACCgatctttagtaaatgacccccatagtgtatcAGTACGGAATAAATAGATGCGGCAGTAGATAACTCTGGATTGAACCTCGTCTTCGATTGAGACCATGAGGAATGGGAGTAATTAAAACAAACATCCAGAATTTCACACAATTAAATAATTTTCGTCTGTAGACCCCTTCACACGTCGAGGAGCTCATTGTTTCGATTCCCTGAATGGAAAAGGACGAAACGTCCCCATCACTAACCCCTTAAGAACCCGCTacgcgctggtggacgtgacttaaggaccagtgccgtacatgtacagcgggctgatcgggcgggtgcaggagctgcgcccgccagatcagcggcacggacccagcagtcactgacagccgtgcccctgctgcatacgccagcatcggtgaaaacacagatgccggcgtgtTAGTcccttgtatgccgcggtcaaagctgaccaCTGCATGCAGAGGGTTCGCGGAGGGTATGGGTGCCCTCtgcttccccatcgggtccccatgctgcaGTGgcgaggacccgatggcagaaAAGGCAAGCcctatgccttccataggcatcgggggcTTGCCTCCTACGAAAGCCTTTGAGATCGAGCCCCTTAGGCTGGTTctcacaggcaggttgtcagcataaaagctgacagccaatgcattacaatacagattgtattgtaatgcattgcagaggggaacaGACCccagaagtcccagagtgggacaaaaaaaaaaaatgttaaaaaaataaaggggttttcaagtaaaaaaaaaaaaaaggccctaaataaaacatataaaattgtaaagaaaaaatacatattgggtatttccgcgtccgtaacgaccagctttacaaaaatatcacatgatccaccccctcacctgaacgccgtggaaaaaaaaaaacctgtgctaaaacaataattttcttgtcaccttacatcacaaaaattgcaacactaagcgccccccaaaatagtaccaatcaaaccgtcacctcatccctcaaaaaatgagcccctacataaaataattgggcaaaaattaaaaaaactatggctctcataatatagagacactaaaagatgatttgtttgtttcaaaaatgctgttattgtgtaaaacttaaataaaattaaaaaaaagtagacatatttggtattgctgcgtccgtaagaacctgctgtataaaaatatcacatgaactaacccctcagatgaacaccgtaaaaaaataaaaactgtgtaaaaaaaaggcattttttgtcaccttacatcacaaaagtgtaatacaaagcgatcaaaaagtcttacgcaacccaaaatggtaccaatcaaaccgtcatctcatcctgcaaaaaatgagacccttcataagacagtcacccaaaaaaaacaatggctttcagaatatgaagacactaaataaatcatttttttcaaaaatgctttattatgtaaaactgaaacaaacaaccaaaaaaagtagtcatatttggtattgtcgcgtccgtaacaacctgcgctataaaaataccacatgatctaacctgtcagatgaaaattgtaataaaacaaaactaaaaacagtgccaaaacagctatttttgttaccttgcctcacaaaaagtgtaatatagagcaaccaaaaatcatatgtaccctaaaatagtaccaacaaaactgccaccttatccttaatgtagtttccaaaatgggctcacttttttgtagtttctactctaggggtgcatcaggggtcttcaaatgtgacatgtcaacttaaaattatcccagtgaaatctgccctccaaaaaccatatggcgttcctttccttctgcaccctgccgtgtgtccgtacagcagtttacgatcacatatggggtgtttctgtaaactacagaatcagggccataaataatgagttttgtttggctgttaacccttgctttgttactggaaaaaatggattaaaatggaaaatctgccaaaaaagtgaaattctgaaatttcatctactgcGTATAAGATGACTGGGCGCATAAGACGACCcctaacttttccatttaaaatatagggttttggctatattcgccgtataagactacccctgcctgcccagccctccctgtctccaagacgatcttctccagtccagggaactgaccatggcagccagggcttcagtagcatcctggctgccatggtaacctatctTTTTCTTTTCCCATTCCCAGTTTCCCACATAGGAACTACTAGGAAGTGGGAAAAGATGGTGGGTCCATtgccatgggggatctgtggatggcactgttatggaggggatctgtggatggcactgttatggaggggatctgtggatggcactgttatggaggggatctgtggatggcactgttatggaggggatctgtggatggcattgttatggaggggatctgtggatggcactgttatggaggggatctgtggatggcactgttatggaggggatctgtggatggcactgttatggggggggaatctgtggatggcactgttatggggagggggatcagtggatggcactgttatggggagggggatcagtggatggcactgtttttggaggggatctgtgggtggcactgttattggggtggtatctgtggatggcactgttatggggaggggatcagtggatggcactgttatggggagggggatcagtggatggcactgtttttgaaggggatctgtggatagcactgttattgggggggggggggggtctgtagatggcactgttatggggagggggatcagtggatggcactgttatgggagggggatcagtggatgtcactgttatggggaggggatctgtggatggcactgttatggggagggggatcagtggattacactgctatgggggggatctatggatgacactatatagcatcttatgctatatgtgtcatccacagatccccctccctataacagtgccatccacagatccccctccctataacagtgccatccacagatccccctccctataacagtgccatccacagatccccctccctataacagtgccatccacagatccccctccccgccgctcacaggagtatacatttataaactgtaatccgtatcctgcagtaactttaactttaaatcagcgcttatctctttactaccttatactcagctccggtaacaggcagtgcgggcggcagcgctcactcactgacgtcacgtgcatgcaccgcctagtgggaggagcaggcgcgtgacgtcagtgagtgagcgccacccgcactgcctgttaccggagctgagtgtaaggtagtaaagagatgagcgctgatttaaagttaaagttactgcaggataccgatcacagtttataaatgtatactcctgtgagcggcggggccggtgtagaGTAGCACAGCAGAGTCAGAGCGGAGAGCGCTGTGACTTGTATTGCGGCCAGAGccagccctgtatattctaacccccaggcaagcgtccccgtcaccatgggaacgcctgggggttagaatataccatcggatctgagtttacaCCTTATACCCTGCGTATAAgatgacccccgacttttgaaaagaatttctagtgttagaaagtcgtcttatacgccggaaaatacggtacatttTCATCTactcctttaatttttgtggaacacctaaaaggttaacaacgtttgtaaaatcagtttttaatgccttgaggggtgtagtttctaaaatggggccatttatgggtggtttctactatgtaagccccacaaagtgacttcagacctgaactggtccttaaaatttgttttttggaaattttcttaaacattttaagatttgcttctaaacttctaagccttctaacgtcccaaaaaaattaaatgtcatttacaaaatgatccaaacatgaagtagacatatggtaaatgtaaagtgataactattttaggaggtatcactatctgttttaaaagcagagaaattgaaactttgaaaattgcaaatattGGTAAATAAAaacgaaatattttgactcaaatttaccactgtcatgaagtacaatatgtgataagAAAACATCACCacgtaaagtgacacatgtcagatttgcaaaaaatggcctggtccttaaggtgaaaaatggcagggtccggaaggggttaaatatgcaGATACTACAGTGACATCTTTCTCCTTCTGTAATGAGAACATCAGAACTCCTTGTTGTCCTTCCTACATATTGCAGGTTGCTTGCTGAGTCGGTGATTAGCTCCATGACCACGGAGGTGtagggaacctgtcacaatgaacatggtgtctgggctgcaggcagcaggttttacagtcgtggccaaaagttttgagaatgacacaaatattagttttcacaaagtttgctgctaaactgcttttagatctttgtttcagttgtttctgtgatgtagtgaaatataattacacgcacttcatacgtttcaaaggctgttttcgacaattacatgacatttatacaaagagtcagtatttgcagtgttggcccttctttttcaggacctctgcaatccgactgggcatgctctcaatcaacttctgggccaattcctgactgatagcaatccattctttcataattacttcttggagtttgacagaattagtgggtttttgtttgtccacccgcctcttgaggattgaccacaagttctcaatgggattaagatctggggagtttccaggccatggacccaaaatgtcaacgttttggtccccgagccacttagttatcacttttgccttatggcacggtgctccatcgtgctggaaaatgcattgttcttcaccaaactgttgttggattgttggaagaagttgctgttggagggtgttttggtaccattctttattcatggctgtgtttttgggcaaaattgtgagtgagcccactcccttggatgagaagcaaccccacacatgaatggtctcaggatgctttactgttggcatgacacaggactgatggtagtgctcaccttttcttctccggacaagcctttttccagatgccccaaacaatcggaaagaggcttcatcggagaatatgactttgccccagtcctcagcagtccattcaccatactttgtgcagaagatcaatctgtccctgatgttttttttggagagaagtggcttctttgctgcccttcttgacaccaggccatcttccaaaagtcttggcctcactgtgcgtgcagatgcgctcacacctgcctgctgccattcctgagcaagctctgcactggtggcactccgatcccgcagctgtatcctctttaggagacgatcctggcgcttgctggactttcttgtacgccctgaagccttcttaacaagaattgaacctctttccttgaagttcttgatgatcctataaattgttgattgaggggcaatcttagtagccacaatatccttgcctgtgaagccatttttatgcaacgcaatgatggctgcacgcatttctttgcaggtcaccatggttaacaatggaagaacaatgatttcaagcatcaccctccttttaacatgtcaagtctgccattttaacccaatcagcctgacataatgatctccagccttgtgctcgtcaacattctcacctgagtaaaCAAGACGATtagtgaaatgatctcagcaggtcctttaatgacagcaatgaaatgcagtgaaaaggtttttttgggattaagtaaattttcatggcaaagaaggactatgcaattcatctgatcactcttcataacattctggagtatatgcaaattgctattataaaaacttaagcagcaacttttccaatttccaatatttatgtaattctcaaaacttttggccatgactgtagagcaggaggagctgagcagattgatatatagttttatgggaaaagattcagtaacacTTGTAACTTATTCATTTTATATCTttgctatctctatatacacagtcatagatggaaggctgtcaatcactgataggaccgcctcctggacttcaaagcccaaaaagagctgtcaatcactgataggaccgcctcctggacttcaaagcccaaaaaGAGCACAGATATAAAATTAATAAGTTACAAGTGTTACTGAATCTTcttcccccccatcccccataaagctatatatcaatctgctcagctcctcctgctctataacctgctgcctgcagctcagacaccatgttcattgtgacaggttgcctttaatgtattcttttctttctttGGCCATAGCTTTACCGAGAATGTAGAAATGCAGCACAATTTATTATAacttgtattttgtatttttgtacttgtatTTTATTTCTGAGCTCAGTGGCAAAATGAGTGGACAGCCTTCCCTGTATAAGTGTGTACATATAGATGGGACCTTTTAGATGGctactgagctcagaaagagcagagattttaaTAAATAAGATAGTATATAAGTTATACAGAAACTTTTCCCGTAAAACTACactaatgaaaaatataaaaagaacacCTGGAAAACTTAATGTGATTGAGCTGAGATTGACAGAAGTATAAACttctagtggtgcttggtcactGATCACACAAGGTGGAGTCCCATGTTGGGTTCTGTTGCAGGGTGTATGTTGAGGCAGGTTCACATTACAATACTGGGTGACAACTACCTTGGCTGTGATACAGGCGGCCACTCGGGCATGatagcggtcatacagatgctggatatcctcttgTGGTCATTCCAAGCTCTCTCAACTTGGAGCCGTAGTTCAGTCAGAAGGCCGtgcagaacctgctttcatcaatGAACGCTATTGTTTGTCAGTCATGCCTCCAATGGGCTCTTACACCACCGGTGCTGGAGCTCTTAGCGACCAAGAGAGGTCAGTAGTAAACATGCGAGTGGAGTGCGGGTGGCAATGCAGACCTGCTTCAAGTGGATGGTTTCCTATGGTCCGGACAGTGACTGGAGAGACTACTGCAGAACCAATTTCTGAGGCCCTGGTGTCCTTTGAGGTACAGCAGCACTATATGGAGATCTTGGAGTGCCGTCCAGTACCCTCTCTATGTGTGTGAGTGTCCTCCTGGAAGAGAGAAGACAAAAACCAGTGCTGTCAGGCAAAAACAACAGGTCTGCCAGTGGGAGTGATTGGGTGATAggtggtgtgaacagagccttagatgGGCTTCAGGGGCAGCTTGaaaattaaagtggccctggaaaaaaaaactaaaggtgGGCTCATTGTAGGTTGGTCTAAATGGGCAGCAGAGAGGTCAAATACAAGCCGTCAGCAGTAGCCACTTTGGTGGTAGGTGGTGTAAATGTAAAAATGCAGTCGAATACCCCTTTACAAAAAATGTGACAGAGCTCCCTTATGTTCTCATGTGGATGCAATGCAGTTTTTCATGTGCTTTTCCAAAATCACAGTAAGTATGGAGCACCGTCATTTTATAtacagtgatatatatagtgatgtgtggccTTGTTATATCTATAATATACCTTTTATGTGGACTTTCTTCAATTGTTTTAAACTTTGTTGTATGATCTGTATAGAATATCTACCCTTACAAAGGATTACAAtgtattcggaaagtcttcacaccttttcacttttttcacattttgttatgttgtggccttgtgctaaaataaaaaaaaattgaaagtgaaaacaaatctttgctaatttcttGAAAAACTAAAATCCTGCATTGACATAAAAGTCTTCAGCCCctgtactcaggacataagtcttcagcccctgtaCTCAGGACATCTCTGaagcccctttgacagtgattccagcctccagtcttcttggagatgatgccacaaggtttgcacaactggatttggggattttctgccattcttctctgcagatcctctccagctctgtcaggttggatgggagacatcggtggacagccattttcaggtctctccagaggtgTTTGATTGGGCTCTAGTCAGAGCTctcgctgggccactcaaggatatTGACAGAGTTGCCCCTAAGCCACTACTGTTCTGTATTTGCTGTGTACTTTGCATCATTCAGTTTcccctcaaccctgaccaatctccctgtcccagccactgaaaaacaaccccacagcatgatgctgccaccatcatgctttTCCTGTAGGGAtgatattgggcaggtgatgagcattgcctggtttcctccagatatgacacttagaattgatgccaaaaagttaaatcttgtttctcacagtctcatAGTTCTTTAggtgcctttttgcaaactctaggtgagctttcatgtgtcttttactgaggagaggcttctttctgggcaCTCTGTCATAAAGCCAACATTTGTGGAGTGCTGCAGTAATAgttgaagtttctcccatctgcacacaggatctttgaagctcagccacagtgaccattgggttcttggtcacctctcttaccaaagtCCTTCTCTCCTGGTTACTTAGTTTGGAGGGGCAGATAGCTTTAGGCAGTGTTGAActagggtgcctagggcccaccagaatGTAAACCTATATGCAATTACTATCTGCTCACACAGCGTCAGGCAGCAGCAACACTCAAAACTATTGATTATGGGGTCTCTTCAGCGAATTCAAGAGGGCAAGTCACGGGGGAAAGATGACACTATCTGGCCTGCCTCTGTACCTATAAGTCTTCTCTGCCAACCGATGCAttgataataataaactgggtagtctCTGAAACAATCTACCCAGTCAATCTACTGTGCCATGTCCAAGGtgtggagactaggggcccaaccTTGCTTCGGGGCCCACCGgagattcacctgttcccctgtgggccagtccaagactGGCTTTAGGAAAAGTTCTAGTTGTTCCAGACTTCTTAAATTTAAGAATTATGGTGCCTAGGGCCCAATGTAAACCTATATGCAATTACTATCTGCTCACAcagtggcaggcagcagcaagacACTCAAAACTATTGATTATGGGGTCTCTTCAGCGACTTCAAGAGGGCAAGTCACGGGGGAAAGATGACACTATCTGGCCTGCCTCTGTACCTATAAGTCTTCTCTGCCAACCGATGCAttgataataataaactgggtagtctCTGAAATAATCTACCCAGTCAATCTACTGTGCCATGTCCAAGGtgtggagactaggggcccaaccTTGTTTCGGGGCCCACCGGgagattcacctgttcccctgtgggccagtccaagactGGCTTTAGGAAGAGTTctagttgttccaaacttcttaaatttaagaattatggaggccactttgCTCTTGggaaccttcagtgcagcagaaatgatttttgtcccccttctccagatctgtgcttcCACactatcctgtctctgagctctacaggcagttcttttttccccatggcttggtttttgctccaaTATGCTGTAAGACCTTATATAGACTTGTGTTCGTCcagatcatgtccaatcaacagaTTTTACCATAGGTGACTCCATTCAAGGTGtaaaaacatctcaaagatgatcaagagaaatgggaggccccagagctaaatgtcaTGTCTAAGTGTCTGAATACTTAAGTCCATGccaaattttagtttttcttttcttaAACAATttgaaaacatttctaaaattctgttttcactttctcattaagcGGTATTAAGTGCAGATTGATAGTGAGaactagatttttattttatttttgctttagcGCAATCCCGAAAAAATTAAAAGGTTCTGAAGATtttccaaatgcactatatattctGGGACCTCTGCCGAAAATTACTCATGAACACCATGGGGAAAATTACTAGTGCTTCAAACGCTGGTCTGAGTGGAAAGTGCGTTTAAGGGGCACAATTCTCTTAATAATTCTGGCACACCCCAGGAGGTAAGTGCACCAGAAACTGAAATATAGATTTAAATCTATTGGTCGAGTAGACCATGCCCACTTTTAGGAAAATGGCGAGTGTGGAATAAAAGGGAAAAATCTTAACTTTTTGTGCAAAAcagttctagattttttttttttttttttgtgttttttatggtCTTTCTTCCCGTTTTCTTACAAGTGCATGTGATTTACTTACTAAAACTGTACATTATCCTTTTCATACATCTATTATATAGTTTGTTTCATGGTTTGCTATTGTCTCAGTAAATCTTGATTGCTTAATTTAAAGATGAATTACTTTTCTTGGGAAAATAAGAACATTTTGTTTCATTTCCAGGTAAAGACAGGATAATCGATGCCCATGGACATCTCCATTTATCTCCCTATCATGAAGCAGAAGATTACAATTCCACACAAGCTAATTCAATAACTCCTAATGTACCCTCAGTCCTTCACAGTGAATATCTATCTACCGATACTGCTGATCACAAGAAACCGTCATCTAATCTATCACTGATTGGCAGAACAAGAACTAAACAGAAACGTGGTAAAATATTTCCATGTGAGAAAGAGTTAAAAAAGGAATCTAATCTTTCTTTGCATGAGAGAAATCACAGAGATAAAATTTCATTTTCAtactcagaatgtggaaaatcttcTACCAGTCAATTCATTCTAGttggacatcagagaattcacataggagagaagccatattcatgctcagaatgtgggaaatgttttgccaaTAACATAGCTCTTCTTAATCATCAGATTtcacaatgtgggaaatgttttaatcaaAAATCAGATCTTGACAGACAGAGAAATCGTGCAGGAGAGAAgtcattttcatgttctgaatgtgggaagtgttttagtagGAAATCatctcttgtggaacatctaagacttcacacaggagagaaaccattttcatgctcagaatgtgggaaatgttttatccgTAAAGTAGCTCTTCTTcatcatcagagaactcacaaaagagagaagccgttttcatgctcagaatgtggaaaatgttttagttGGAAATCATCTCTTCTTTTTCATCAGAGATCTCACAaaagagagaagccattttcatgctcagaatgtgggaaatgctttagtcaaaaatcagatcttgatagacatcagagaactcacacgggagagaaaccatttgtatgtcctgaatgtgggaagggTTTTCGTCAGAGTTCAAATCTTAGGGACCAtctaagaactcacacaggagagaatttATTtgtatgtcctgaatgtgggaaactTTTACATAAGAAATCGATTTTTAGGGAACAtttaagaattcacacaggagagaagctgtattcatgctcagaatgtggaacaTGTTTTACCTATAAAAACGATCTGCTTTGTCATCACAGAACTCACacgggagagaagccattttcatgcttagaatgtggaaaatgttttagtcTGAAATCAGGTCTtcttagacatcagagaactcacacagggtatAAACCATTGTAACTTTTCAGATTTTAGGAAAGGTGTGGAGCTTCATTGCAGGACCTGCTGCTTAACAATGCCTTGTGATTACAAGTCACAGGTCCCCTGACCATTAAATTATCTGTACCAGCCACATCTTACTTCTAAAGGATCCTTGATGAAGTCACACTCATGGACCAATAGTAGACAATTGTTTTCATCATAGTAAGAACATATCCAATTAGGAGCTAACTattacatcagtgggggtccccactgatcacgagaaa
The sequence above is a segment of the Bufo bufo chromosome 4, aBufBuf1.1, whole genome shotgun sequence genome. Coding sequences within it:
- the LOC120999367 gene encoding zinc finger protein 615-like; this translates as MEEWEYLEEHKDLYKDVMMENPQSLTSPGKDRIIDAHGHLHLSPYHEAEDYNSTQANSITPNVPSVLHSEYLSTDTADHKKPSSNLSLIGRTRTKQKRGKIFPCEKELKKESNLSLHERNHRDKISFSYSECGKSSTSQFILVGHQRIHIGEKPYSCSECGKCFANNIALLNHQISQSSVESSFQVFGVLYEEPDRATVAKSQLKSLTQGDRPVEEYCTQFPKWCVPSGWNEPGLKCQFRSGLSESLKDMLVSYTCSDTLEQTMTLAVRLDQRIRERQQEHLFFPQAVGKPDSLPIGVKVENHLEEPMQFGMTRRDQRRQRRTCFYCGDSDYRV